The region CAGGCGACCACAAAGGTTACCAGGCGACCACAAAGGCTACCAGACAACCACAAAGGCTACCACACGACCACAAAGGCTACCACACGACCACAAAGGTTACCACACGACCACAAAGGTTACCAGGCGACCACAAAGGTTACCAGGCGACCACAAAGGCTACCAGACGACCACAAAGGTTACCAGACGACCACAAAGGCTACCAGACAACCCCAAAGGCTACCAGACAACCACAAAGGCTACCACACGACCACAAAGGCTACCAGACGACCACAAAGGCTACCACACGACCACAAAGGCTACCAGACGACCACAAAGGCTACCAGACAACCACAAAGGCTACCACACGACCACAAAGGTTACCAGGCGACCACAAAGGCTACCAGACAACCACAAAGGCTACCACACGACCACAAAGGCTACCACACGACCACAAAGGTTACCAGACGACCACAAAGTCTACCAGACAACCCCAAAGGCTACCAGACGACCACAAAGGCTACCAGACAACCACAAAGGCTACCACACGACCACAAAGGTTACCAGGCGACCACAAAGGCTACCAGACGACCACAAAGGCTACCAGACGACCACAAAGGCTACCAGACGACCACAAAGGCTACCACACGACCACAAAGGCTACCAGACAACCACAAAGGCTACCAGACGACCACAAAGGCTACCACACGACCACAAAGGCTACCAGACGACCACAAAGGCTACCAGACAACCCCAAATGCTACCAGACAACCACAAAGGCTACCACGCGACCACAAAGGCTACCACACGACCACAAAGGCTACCAGACGACCACAAAGGCTACCAGACGACCACAAAGGCTACCACACGACCACAAAGGCTACCAGACAACCACAAAGGCTACCAGACGACCCCAAATGCTACCAGACAACCACAAAGGCTACCACACGACCACAAAGTCTACCAGACAACCCCAAATGCTACCAGACAACCACAAAGGCTACCACACGACCACAAAGTCTACCAGACAACCCCAAAGTCTACCAGACAACCCCAAAGGCTACCAGACAACCACAAAGTCTACTAGACAACCACAAAGGCTACCACACGACCACAAAGGCTACCAGACAACCACAAAAGCTACCAGACAACCTCAAAGACTACCAGACAACCACAAAAGCTACCAGACAACCTCAAAGACTACCAGACAACCTCAAAGACTACCAGACAACCTCAAAGGCTACCAGACGACCCCAAAGGCTACCAGACGACCACAAACACTACCAGATCACCCAACAACCTTTCCAGTATTGCATTTACAACATTTATTGTGGAAACATTTAGAGGGTGTGAATAACTCTGAACATCAAGTATTTAGAACccaaaaaaatatatgaaattatTCTGGACAGATATGTTTTTGTTTCATTCAATTCTGGCATTCTTGCAGTTTACCACGTTTTCatacatttattaaaaaacaaaacatgcTCTTGCATTTGTTTTTATTTACTGAAACAAACTTTCATTTGTTGTTGCATTAATGGAACGAAtaaatttgcaatcaactatatatatacatatatatatatatatatatatatatatatatatatatatatatatatatatatatatatatatatatatatatatatatatatatatatatatatatatatatatatatatataagtgattgGAGTGAACTAATAAGGAAGGAAGAATGAGATCGTAATAGAGAGGAAAGATAACGATGAAGATAAGGAACTAAAAGAGGGTATTAATagaacaccccccacccccaccccactcactcCCCCTttcctaatcccccccccccctacacacacacacacacacacacacacacacacacacacacacacacacacacacacacacacacacacacacacgctaataCACAGATAGACGAGAAACCAGACTCAAGTGTTGATATATGAAATACTCCCGCCTATAAAAGTCAGCAAACACCTCAACCGGTTTTAaaaacccaccaccatcaccatccaacGAGAAACCGAAGGCCGAAACCCTTAGAAAAAAAATGACAAGAGGCTAAAAAAAATAGAATAAAGACCCACACCAAGAATGATAAACAGAAAACAAATAAATCCCAGAAAAAAACCCCAATGTGGCCCAAGAACTTATACGCGAAAGTGGAAGGAAAGGCACAAGTGAAAGGTAAAGAAAGTTGGGGTCCGGTGGCGGACGCGGTCGTCATGAATAAACAGGAAGGAAGGTGTTCGGAACGAGAATTGAACATGACACAACGATGCACGACCCCAGGAGACACCAGCATGACCAATAAGGTCGCCTAGTTCAACCTCAGCATATAGGAGCATTTGCCCCCGACGATGACCTTGTTCGGAAGGTCGGATGGTCACCTTGTTACTTAGTTATTAGACCGAGGATTACGGAAGCTCCCCCCCCATCCCCGGAGTTCGGTAGACCGACGCGGAACGACGGTAGATTCCGGTAGACTCACGATTTCGGTAGATTCCCCAGTCGTCGGTAAACCACGGACATTGGTAGACCCCAAAATGACACTTGACCTTTAGACCTCGGTAAACTGACCTCTGTGTCTCTGAGGTCACCATGAGCTAGGAagaaattatattaaataattggCAAGAGACCAGAATTACCAAAGGTAGGCCTATGCATGCCTAACCAGAGGATAGGCTAGAGTGACCACAACATGGACGACCATGActagaggataggttgaagtctcATGAATGTCCTTGACCTCTGGCTAATCCCTGCCAGGTCAGTCAAGCTAATCCGGTTGTTTGACTGGGATAGCTAGTGGTAGTTGACCCTTAGCAGCAGGACTGGTTGACAGGTAgtttcaggccttctgcagtttaattcttgaggttatcttgagatgatttcggggctttagtgtccccgcggcccggtcctcgaccagtcctccacccccaggaagcagcccgtgacagctgactaactcccaggtacctatttactgctaggtaacaggggcattcagggtgaaagaaactttgcccatttgtttctgcctcgtgcgggaatcgaacccgcgccacagaattacgagtcctgcgcgctatccaccaggataGCGGAATTAGCAGGATAATTACCTAGCGGAAAATAATCATacctgctgaatcaaataatatttattgagaaatatatatatattcttcaagAAACACTGACAAAAACCAACAAACACATCTAACAGAGTTATATATCCGTAAAAATTTGTTAAAACGCGTTCAAAAGTGGAACAATTTACACAACAAAGAAATTCATGCTTAtgaagaatttaaaaaaaaaacgaaatataTATCTGTCCGGATTAGCCGATTCGTTGTTTACCACAACAATATCCGGTTGAGGGGAAATTAGTATCCAGTTTTCCTCCCGTTCTTATCCTACTTCAGCGGATATGAACAATGGCGGACAGCAGCGGATATTTGTTgtcggggagaggaggaggaaccaCGACCCTGAAACACTTGTACAATTGATGGGACGTCCTAGCTGGCAGCTTCAGGCGGCCTAGCCCTGGCTATCCTCGCTAGGGGGCTAGGGGGAGGCTAGGGAGGCTAGGAGCAACGTGTCTGTGACTGGTAGTATATAGGGAGTGACGCGCTATGTCATCGAGGACGACACAGCGAAACGGACGAGGACGACCTCGACGACACAGTCAAGAAGGACATAAATAGTGATGAGAAGATAGCAAAGTTATGCGGTGTGTAAGGAAGGAGAAGGTTAAATGTCAGTCTTAAGAATCATTATTATTCCttattccttctctctctctctctctctctctctctctctctctctctctctctctctctctctctctctctctctctctctctctctctctctctctctctctctctctctctctctctctctctctctctctctctctctctctctctctctctctctctctctctctctctctctctatctctctctctctatctctctctctctctctctctctctttcattcaaCATTCAACATTAACAATTCCATCGACCAGTTTCCCCTCATTTGCTTATaacaataaactcaaattcaGACTCTTAAGAGCCAGCACGACTACTCGGGACTTCACGCTTCGCCAGAATCAGTCACTGACTGCGAGAGGCTGAGACGAATTCGAGGCCGTGACCAAACTGATAGGTGCAGCCTTCTTCACACTACTTCCCCtcctaccctgtcgtagctcagtcgattaaggcagtgtctgggatgctcccggacgcaggttcgaatcctcgtcacggcccatgtggatttgttcccCCCCTAGTTTACATGCTGGGGAGACCCTTCTTGGGCTCACAGCAATGCATACAGTagtgttcagagagagagagagagagagagagagagagagagagagagagagagagagagagagagagagagagagagagagagagagagagagagagagagagacagggagagaaaaAGAGATGAGTTTGGAGTTGTTGATGGGCAGAAGGTTGTCGCAATTCAACATTTGCTTCCTCAAAAGATGATCTTGTTCAGAGCTCCCGTCGAGTGGCTTAGCACATATTCTTTGATGACAAGATCAAACACGCCTCATGTAAaaggattagagagagagagagagagagagagagagagagagagagagagagagagagagagagagagagagagagagagagagagagacacacacaccacgagaAATAGAAAATGTGAGATAGAGACACAGAGACGCAGCGAGAGAAACAGAAAataagacagagagaaagacagagaaagacagacaaagaAAAAGATAGATTGCTATAGAACCAGAACAAAAATTATTTGGTTGGAAACTTATTTATATTTAACTTATAAAGTCACTTTAAGCTCTCATAACTAAATATATGTACAGGCTTTTTTTTAACATCAAATTAAAATGAACACACAAacctaatatttttgtttttgtttgaaactaagactagggttcataagggctgtcaaatgacgtgcctggtgaaactgcaagcaagagctgttatcctacctcatctCACTTGAAGCCggctcctagaaactcatttttttttcatgagaatgtactttgaaactatcacatagTTTAACATAGAAACTATTTggaactatcatataaggaactATTATATAAGGAACCAGATGAACCTGCAAGAAAGTATTTACTAATACATTTACCCCTAAACAAAATATATGAAAGTTGTTAATTATTTCTTAATTACATGAACATTTACACTGTTACTCTTAAGTTGTAACCAACAACTTAAGAGTTATAAGTACCAACTTTGCCGGAACTCCGACGAAAACTTAACAAAAAACCCATGAAGATTGTGCCCCAATGATGAGGTCTGAAGTCAGGAAGGAAAACCCAAAGACCTTAAGCCTCAAGTCACACAAGTTTCCTCTTGCCTAGGAGTGGGATGGTGCCCTAACCTAACAGCCTAGGAAAGGTGTTTTTCCTATTGGACAGCCAAAGGCAAGATGTGGGGAAACATGTAGACAGCTTCCTCAGGAGACAGGGCTGGCTTGAGGGGTAAAGCCATAAAAAAAACACAGTTGGCTGAGAGAAtgtttgaagtgtgtgtgtgtgtgtgtgtgtatgtgtgtgtgtgtgtgtgtgtgtgtgtgtgtgtgtgtgtgtgtgtgtgtgcgtgtgtgtgtgtgtgtgtgtgtgtgtgtgtgtgtgtgtgtgtgtgtgtgtgtgtgtgtgtgtgtgtgtgtgtgtgtgtgtgataccagGATTTCGTGTGCGATTAGGGGTCTGAAGCAGCCTGATTGTACCAGTCAAGATGGGCGTTATTCCTTGAGCAGGAGATGGGGGAATTTCCTGTGAGACCCATGGGTGATAGTGGTAGGTGagaggtaatggtggtggtgggtatagtGCTTAGAAGTGgttctagtggtggtggttgatggtgaggtggtgattgtggttatGCTTCCGTACAAATACCGATGATAATTAGAAACCTGCGAACAATTTACGTGTGCCTGTATTAACCTTTTTACTAAGAATGTTACCTACAttagaaaatatataattatcacaTTAAAATACGATAAATGTTATTAAACAACCCAATAGTTTAGATAAGAATATGCACCAATCAGAAGCGAGTAATGAGACACAAGACACCAATAAGAACGTTGTGTGGGAGCGCCACCGAGGCCGCTAAACGACCCAACTACTCGGCTAACTAGCAGTTTGACGGCTGTTAACGACTCACGtcgcctccaccacctccagccACACTTGTCACCACACCTTCCCCAGCCACAGCGGCAgccacaccctccccagccacaccTGTGAACGTATAAAACAGTGAACGTAAACGGCTAATTAGTGAACGTTTAATCGGTGAACGGGTATATTAGTGAacttataaaacaaataaaacagtgaacatataaaacagTGAACGTATAAAACAGTGAACTTAAAAAACAGTGAACTTGTaaaacagtgaacatataaaacagTGAACTTATAAAACAGTGAACTTATAAAACAGTGAACTTATaaaacagtgaacatataaaacagTGAACGTATagaacagtgaacatataaaacagTGAACTTATAAAACAGTAAACTTATAAAACAGTAAACTTATAAAACAATGAACTTCTaaaacagtgaacatataaaacagTGAAAGTATaaaacagtgaacatataaaacagTGAACTTATAAAACAGTGAACTTATAAAACAGTGAacttataaaacaaataaaacagtGAACTTATAAAACAGTGaatttataaaacaaataaaacagtGAACTTATAAAACAGTGAACTTATAAAACAGTGAACTTATAAAACAGTGAATTTATAAAACAGTGAacttataaaacaaataaaacagtGAACGTATAAAACAGTGAACTTATAAAACAGTGAACTTATAAAACAGTGAACGTATAAAACAGGGAACATGTaaaacagtgaacatataaaacagTGAAATTATAAAACAGTGAacttataaaacaaataaaacagtgaacttataaaacaaataaaacagtgaacttataaaacaaataaaacagtgaacttataaaacaaataaaacagtgaacttataaaacaaataaaacagtgaacttataaaacaaataaaacagtgaacatataaaaaagTAAACGTATaaaacagtgaacatataaaacagTGAACTGAAAaaaacagtgaacatataaaacagTGAACTTATAAAACAGTGAACTTATAAAACAGTGAACGTATAAAACAGGGAACATGTaaaacagtgaacatataaaacagTGAACTTATAAAACAGTGAACTTATAAAACAGTGAACGTATAAAACAGGGAACATGTaaaacagtgaacatataaaacagTGAACTTATAAAACAGTGAACTTATTTAATTACTACCAAAACTACCTAACAGAAAGCACATTAAAATACGATAAATGTTATTAAACAACCCAATAGTTTAGATAAGAATATGCACCAATCAGAAGCGAGTAATGAGACACAAGACACCAATAAGAACGTTGTGCGGGAGCGCCACCGAGGCCGCTAAACGACCCAACTACTCGGCTAACTAGCAGTTTGACGGCTGTTAACGACTcacgtcgccaccaccacctccagccacACTTGTCACCACACCTTCCCCAGCCACAGCGGCAGCCACACCTCCCCAGCCACACCTGTGAACGTATAAAACAGTGAACGTAAACGGCTAATTAGTGAATGTATTATCGGTGAACGTATAAAACAGTGAACTCATAAAACAGTGAACTTATAAAATAGTGAACTTATAAAACAGTGAACGTATAAAACAGTAAACTTATAAAACAGTGAACTTATAAAATAGTGAACTTATAAAATAAATAGATCAGTGAGCTTATAAAACAGTGAACGTATAAATAAGTGAACTTATTAAACAGTGAACTTATAAAACAGTGAGCATATAAAACAGTGAATATATAAAACAATGAACATATAAAACAGTGAACTTATAAAACAGTGAACTTATAAAACAATGAACATATAAAACATTGAACTTATGAAACATTGAACTTATAAAACAGTGAACTTATAAAACAGTGAACTTTTAAAACAGTGAACGTATAAAACAATGAacttaaaaaacaaataaaacagtgAACTTGTAAAACAGTGAACTTGTAAAACAGTGAACGTATAAAACAGTGAACTTGTAAAGCAGTGAAcgtataaaacaaataaaacagtgaacttataaaacaaataaaacagtgaacttataaaacaaataaaacagtgaaattataaaacaaataaaacagtgaacatataaaacagTGAACTTATAAAACAGTGAACTTATAAAACAGTGAACGTATAAAACAGTGAACATGTAAAACAGGGAACATATAAAACAGTGAACTTATAAAACAGTGAACTTATAAAACAGTGAACGTATAAAACAGTGAACGTATAAAACAGGGAACATGTAAAACAGTGAAATTATAAAACAGTGAACTTATAAAACAGTGAACTTATTTAATTACTACCAAAACCACCTAACAAAAAGCACATTAAAATacgataaatattattaaataaccCAATAATTTTAGATAAGAATATGCACCAATCAGAAGCGAGTAATGAGACACAAGACACCAATAAGAACGTTGTGTGGGAGCGCCACCGAGGCCGCTAAACGACCCAACTACTCGGCTAACTAGCAGTTTGACGGCTGTTAACGACTcacgtcgccaccaccacctccagccacACTTGTCACCACACCTTCCCCAGCCACAGC is a window of Procambarus clarkii isolate CNS0578487 unplaced genomic scaffold, FALCON_Pclarkii_2.0 HiC_scaffold_2307, whole genome shotgun sequence DNA encoding:
- the LOC138362663 gene encoding integumentary mucin C.1-like, which translates into the protein MYISNTILDDRQHYQTTTKVTRRPQRLPDDHKGYQTTTKVTRRPQRLPDDHKGYQTTTKATRRPQRLPDDHKGYQTTTKATRQPQMLPDNHKGYHTTTKSTRQPQRLPDDHKGYQTTTKATTRPQRLPDDHKGYQTTTKATRRPQRLPDDHKDYQATTKVTRRPQRLPDDHKGYHTTTKVTRRPQRLPGDHKGYHTTTKATTRPQRLPHDHKGYQATTKVTRRPQRLPDNHKGYHTTTKATTRPQRLPHDHKGYQATTKVTRRPQRLPDDHKGYQTTTKATRQPQRLPDNHKGYHTTTKATRRPQRLPHDHKGYQTTTKATRQPQRLPHDHKGYQATTKATRQPQRLPHDHKGYHTTTKVTRRPQSLPDNPKGYQTTTKATRQPQRLPHDHKGYQATTKATRRPQRLPDDHKGYQTTTKATTRPQRLPDNHKGYQTTTKATTRPQRLPDDHKGYQTTPNATRQPQRLPRDHKGYHTTTKATRRPQRLPDDHKGYHTTTKATRQPQRLPDDPKCYQTTTKATTRPQSLPDNPKCYQTTTKATTRPQSLPDNPKVYQTTPKATRQPQSLLDNHKGYHTTTKATRQPQKLPDNLKDYQTTTKATRQPQRLPDNLKDYQTTSKATRRPQRLPDDHKHYQITQQPFQYCIYNIYCGNI